From one Bacteroides fragilis NCTC 9343 genomic stretch:
- a CDS encoding NVEALA domain-containing protein, whose protein sequence is MKIKKLFTILTVLCFSALAGVVFLKFVDNKKNARDIALANVESLANAEGDGIGNEDNPSTTIKKCVSSSEFTKDDSTGEYYLVCNSGTTESVIYRCPSGTTEGHKDWIYSFLYCTR, encoded by the coding sequence ATGAAAATAAAAAAATTATTTACTATTCTAACAGTGCTTTGTTTCTCTGCTTTAGCAGGAGTTGTGTTTCTTAAATTCGTAGATAATAAAAAGAACGCCAGAGATATTGCATTGGCAAATGTTGAATCTCTTGCTAATGCTGAAGGCGATGGTATAGGGAATGAGGATAATCCATCAACTACGATAAAAAAGTGTGTAAGCTCCAGTGAATTTACAAAAGATGATTCTACGGGAGAGTATTATTTGGTGTGTAATTCAGGAACTACCGAAAGCGTTATTTACCGTTGTCCATCTGGTACTACCGAAGGTCACAAAGATTGGATATATAGTTTTCTTTATTGTACGAGATAG
- a CDS encoding TonB-dependent receptor, which yields MKKSTYLWMLPLLFAWPQQMTAQHPLSLPADSITIDSLLETVEKNTPYRFFSTISAPFKVLVKGKASPLQQLKEALEPTPYKLSVSGNNLFVLKEQELITLLPAKLTGEPEKGESYYGDVYTYLSGEPEKASSENKVYNVGDVRIKQPPRKAVLKGQVTNFKTGEPMIGINLILKDPWIATTTDVKGNFTLELPTGHKQIDIKGLNIKDTRRQIMLYSDGTLDIELEETTHMLDEVTITSGRIQNVKSTQLGAETLRPTQLKNIPMALGEVDILKMVQALPGVKTVGEASSGFNVRGGATDQNLILLNDGTIYNPNHLFGFFAAFNSDMVKEAEIYKSSIPAQYGGRISSILDITGKEANKEKFTGSAGIGLVTSKLNLEIPIIKDRTSVLLSGRTTYSDWIMKQLPEKSGYKNGTAGFYDLAAIVAHKFNDKHSLNVYGYYSHDRFAFNSNEKYGYNNLNASARWRAVFNEKLIGYFSAGYDHYDYNNRETVNASAAYKLSFDINQYFVKADFTNILADKHTLNFGFKSMLYHINSGTYEPEGSESFVKKDVLQKDKALETAFYLGDEWEITPKLSVNAGIRYSLFSALGPRSYYQYASGMLPHESTITDTITAGAGKFMKTYHGPEFRLSARYAFTDNFSVKAGFNSMRQYIHKLSNTVIMSPTDTWKLSDVNIKPQRGWQAAAGLYLNSPSGIWEYSVEGYYKRMSDYLDYRGGAKLLMNHHIETDVINTQGHAYGVELQVKKQVGKLNGWMSYTYSRTFLRQNDKRIEKPVNNGDWYPTEYDKPHDFKFVGNYKFTHRYSMSINVDYSTGRPTTIPAGQYYDESTQSMRVYYTERNSYRIPDYFRTDISFNIEPSHHLTLLTHSSISIGVYNVTGRKNVYSIYYMPEEGQIKGYQMSIFGVPIPFITYNIKF from the coding sequence ATGAAAAAAAGTACATACTTATGGATGTTGCCCCTACTATTTGCATGGCCGCAACAAATGACGGCTCAACACCCCCTCTCACTTCCTGCCGACAGTATAACTATTGACTCCTTATTGGAGACTGTAGAAAAAAATACACCCTATAGGTTTTTCAGCACTATTAGTGCTCCTTTCAAGGTTTTGGTGAAAGGAAAAGCTTCACCCCTGCAACAATTAAAAGAAGCACTTGAGCCGACTCCCTATAAATTGTCAGTATCCGGAAACAATTTATTCGTGCTGAAAGAGCAGGAACTCATCACGCTATTACCTGCTAAACTGACCGGAGAACCGGAAAAAGGCGAAAGTTATTATGGTGACGTATATACTTACCTAAGCGGAGAACCTGAAAAGGCATCTTCAGAAAACAAAGTGTATAATGTGGGAGATGTACGAATCAAGCAACCACCACGAAAAGCGGTACTCAAAGGGCAAGTTACTAACTTTAAAACCGGTGAGCCCATGATAGGCATCAATCTGATTTTAAAGGACCCATGGATTGCGACGACAACAGATGTTAAGGGAAACTTTACTCTTGAACTTCCTACCGGACACAAACAAATTGATATCAAAGGACTTAACATTAAAGATACCCGTCGACAAATTATGCTTTACAGTGATGGTACACTGGACATCGAACTTGAAGAAACTACACATATGCTGGACGAAGTAACCATTACTTCCGGACGTATACAAAATGTGAAAAGTACGCAATTAGGTGCAGAAACACTGCGTCCAACCCAATTGAAGAATATCCCGATGGCCTTGGGAGAAGTAGACATTTTAAAGATGGTACAGGCTTTACCCGGTGTAAAAACAGTAGGTGAAGCTTCAAGCGGCTTCAACGTACGTGGTGGAGCTACCGACCAGAATCTAATTCTGCTAAATGACGGAACCATCTATAACCCGAACCATTTATTCGGCTTTTTTGCAGCCTTCAATTCAGATATGGTAAAAGAAGCCGAGATATATAAAAGCAGCATCCCGGCACAATATGGTGGACGTATTTCATCCATTCTAGATATCACCGGTAAAGAAGCCAATAAAGAAAAATTCACCGGTTCGGCCGGTATCGGTCTGGTAACGAGTAAACTGAATCTGGAGATTCCGATTATCAAAGACAGAACGTCTGTATTACTAAGTGGGCGTACTACGTATTCTGACTGGATCATGAAGCAGCTTCCGGAGAAAAGCGGATACAAAAACGGTACCGCCGGCTTTTATGATTTGGCTGCTATTGTGGCACATAAATTCAATGACAAACATAGTCTTAATGTCTACGGATACTATAGTCATGACCGTTTCGCTTTCAATTCAAACGAAAAATACGGCTACAATAATCTCAATGCTTCCGCACGATGGAGAGCTGTATTTAACGAAAAACTGATAGGATACTTCTCCGCCGGATACGATCATTACGATTACAATAACCGCGAGACCGTCAATGCATCAGCTGCTTATAAACTTTCATTTGATATTAATCAGTATTTTGTCAAAGCAGACTTCACAAACATACTGGCCGATAAGCACACGCTCAACTTTGGTTTCAAGTCCATGCTCTATCATATCAATTCGGGCACTTATGAACCTGAAGGAAGTGAATCATTTGTAAAAAAGGACGTTTTACAAAAGGATAAAGCCTTGGAAACGGCATTTTATTTAGGTGATGAATGGGAAATCACTCCCAAACTATCGGTCAACGCAGGTATCCGTTACTCACTGTTCAGTGCACTCGGTCCACGTTCGTACTATCAATATGCATCAGGCATGCTCCCACACGAATCGACCATAACGGACACCATCACTGCAGGAGCAGGAAAATTCATGAAGACTTATCATGGGCCGGAATTCCGGTTATCCGCCCGGTATGCCTTCACAGATAATTTCTCGGTCAAAGCCGGATTTAACTCGATGCGGCAATATATCCATAAGTTGTCGAACACTGTCATTATGTCGCCAACGGATACATGGAAGTTGAGCGATGTGAACATCAAACCCCAAAGAGGCTGGCAAGCCGCAGCCGGACTTTATCTAAATTCTCCGAGTGGCATCTGGGAATATTCTGTGGAAGGATATTACAAACGAATGTCCGATTACCTGGATTATCGTGGAGGAGCAAAGCTACTTATGAACCACCATATTGAAACTGACGTCATCAACACGCAGGGACATGCTTATGGCGTAGAATTGCAGGTAAAAAAACAAGTCGGTAAGCTCAACGGATGGATGAGTTACACGTATTCACGTACCTTCTTGAGACAGAATGATAAACGAATTGAGAAACCGGTGAATAACGGTGACTGGTATCCTACAGAATACGATAAGCCTCACGACTTTAAGTTTGTAGGTAATTACAAATTTACGCATCGATACAGTATGTCAATCAACGTGGATTATAGCACAGGACGCCCCACTACCATACCTGCCGGACAGTATTATGATGAATCAACGCAATCGATGCGAGTTTACTATACGGAAAGAAACTCATACCGCATACCGGATTACTTTCGTACAGACATCTCTTTTAATATAGAACCCAGCCATCATCTGACCCTGTTGACACATAGTTCTATTTCGATTGGGGTATACAATGTCACCGGAAGAAAGAATGTGTATTCTATTTATTATATGCCGGAAGAAGGACAAATAAAAGGATACCAGATGTCTATTTTCGGAGTTCCGATTCCTTTCATTACGTATAACATAAAATTCTAA
- a CDS encoding DUF4249 domain-containing protein yields MLKSKYKIYLLLLCLTGCVSEYNAQLPSSDEELLVVTGDIIANTEAIFSLSKSIPLSEDMPEDYRNIYARIAVVGSDGYRSDFGTALGDGKYQVSIGELQDDVSYGIEIEYDGEIYTSSPSTPMVSSEIDSVSWIQPEPEQALSIRVSTHGDPGKTQYYMWNYREDWEIRASYITTCYFDPDMNRIYEDSNYPTFYCWKKEISRNILIGSTEKLKEHLIINNKLLDVPVNEDRFTVLYSIQVQQRALSKEGYEYYLNVQQQNEEMGGIFTPQPSEIQGNISCISQPKRRTIGYVGVYKNISEKRIYIHPNEIKRPPLYSGCEEVSDSEMDEQGYSTYLIRYLAGYRPVGTGTHIDHWALRRCTECEANGGSKNKPSFWPNDHQ; encoded by the coding sequence ATGCTGAAATCAAAATATAAAATCTATCTGTTACTACTCTGCCTGACAGGTTGTGTTTCAGAATACAACGCACAACTACCTTCTTCCGATGAAGAATTGCTGGTAGTAACCGGCGACATTATCGCTAATACAGAAGCCATATTCTCATTAAGCAAAAGTATTCCACTATCCGAAGACATGCCGGAAGATTATCGAAACATTTATGCCAGAATTGCTGTAGTAGGCAGCGACGGCTATCGAAGTGATTTCGGAACGGCTCTTGGTGATGGTAAATACCAGGTCAGTATCGGTGAATTGCAGGATGATGTATCCTACGGAATAGAGATAGAATACGACGGAGAGATTTATACCTCGTCTCCTTCCACACCGATGGTATCTTCTGAAATAGACAGTGTTTCGTGGATACAACCAGAACCTGAACAAGCACTTTCTATACGGGTATCGACCCATGGTGATCCCGGAAAAACTCAATACTACATGTGGAACTATCGGGAAGACTGGGAGATAAGAGCCAGCTACATTACAACTTGCTACTTTGATCCGGATATGAACCGCATCTATGAAGACAGCAATTATCCAACTTTCTATTGTTGGAAAAAGGAAATATCAAGAAATATATTGATTGGCTCTACGGAAAAGTTGAAAGAACATCTGATCATAAATAATAAGCTACTTGATGTGCCGGTCAATGAAGACAGATTCACTGTACTATACAGCATACAGGTACAGCAACGGGCATTGAGTAAAGAGGGATATGAATATTACTTGAATGTACAGCAACAGAATGAAGAAATGGGAGGAATCTTTACTCCACAACCCTCTGAAATCCAAGGAAACATTAGTTGTATCAGTCAGCCCAAACGAAGGACGATCGGTTATGTAGGCGTCTATAAAAACATCTCTGAAAAGAGAATATACATTCATCCCAACGAAATTAAACGTCCTCCTCTATACAGTGGCTGTGAAGAAGTGTCGGATAGCGAAATGGATGAACAGGGCTATAGCACATATCTGATAAGATACCTTGCCGGTTATCGTCCAGTCGGTACAGGCACTCACATTGACCACTGGGCCCTACGGAGATGTACAGAATGTGAAGCCAACGGAGGAAGTAAAAACAAGCCTTCATTCTGGCCCAACGATCATCAATAA
- a CDS encoding alpha-2-macroglobulin family protein — protein sequence MRIKLICIIVLLSMGMMSWTYAQSYDRLWKQVEQAQQKSLPQTVVRLTGEIYQKAKAEKNSPQMLKAYIWQMKFREEITPDSFYVSLNGLEQWAVTTDKPLDRAILHSLIGSMYADYASQNRWKLNQRTDLEEEAPSVDIREWSKNQFVTKVMTEIAVTFQDSLLLLDTSSRSYIPFVELGVTSDYYHHDMYHLLASRAITSLENLSGFGRDSLINVRIEEIYQHMMNSYRRTDNHDALLLTTLDYLQWKRLTDIDFRPYRAPEGKLGLTQDPYLAALDKLIAENKSHDVCAEVYLLKAQAAMDAGVPASALQLCEEAISRYPDYRRINALKELKQEILRPDLTVQSPSTVYPGEEFDLKVSFKNLKDFTVELYVINLPARPNTVEAPNDAFLKKHGRLLSSEHYVLFPSDDYKVKDSIYHIKASETGLYALRVIPGVKVRSNVSKFLYSTCFKVLTRSLPSNLSEVAILDAMSGKPLQGVVLSFFDRQNKQLLTATTNTEGKVQFASSEKYRYLTAAKGNDTAMPQMYLWGGDYNFADHSKPVSVVTLLTDRSVYRPGQTVYVKGIAYEQYPDSAHVIAGQEYTLTLSDANGQEISAKKLRTNDFGSFTAEFVLPSVCLNGTFSLNTQNGFRSIRVEDYKRPTFDITFEPVTESYRLGDRVELKGSVKTFSGVPLQDIPVAYTITRSLYTWRMWGMNPVILASDTVRLGVDGNFEIPVDLKPDTSNPDLGDGDNTSLYYDYKVQLSVTNVAGETQTSETSLRAGKTSLLLFADISGLICKDDSVKATFRVNNLDRKPVSVEGSYRLFLISDYQKSKPLKEQDVSDQPALSGSFRSNEEILFSDWKKLPSGAYKLVASVKDDQGRKVDAEKVVILFASDDKRPPVSMPLWCYEVNTRFDAAHPALFYFGTSEKDTYVLMDVFCGNKHLESKLLHLSDSLVRFEYPYREAYGNGLGITFVFVRKGVVYEQEVSLIKRLPDHNLNMRWDVFRDKLRPGQEEEWKLTIRNPQKSPVLAEMLATMYDASLDKIWKTNQSLQLHYQLSVPIARWRRDYVGSNYFYFGFRRTDFKVPPFSYDHFDLPPVLYAVAEMLSVTNDAAPTTRYARLRGMGAAKPQMKSAAVADVVFESEMVPVTEESGMAMSMDNADMGRTTDIELRTDFAETAFFYPQLHTNVQGEVSFSFRMPQSLTTWNFRGYAHTQDMMTGQMDATAVTSKEFMLTPNLPRFVRVGDHTSMAASVSNLTGKNLSGTVKLVLFDPMTDQVISTQQKKFNAGAGQSVGVSFLFTVTDKYELLGCRMIAEGGNFSDGEQHLLPVLSDKENLTETLPMPVRGEQTRTFSLADLFNHHSKTATNRRLTVEFTSNPAWYAVQALPALSQPRNDDAISWATSWYANTMASYIMNAQPRIQAIFDSWKLQGGTKESFLSNLQKNQEVKNILLSESPWVMEATSESEQKERIATLFDLNNIRNCNTAALLKLKELQLPDGSWSWYKGMDGSLFVTDFIVEQNARIALLTGKPLEGGALDMQQAAFGYLHKEALQEYRSIREAEKVGNKSEGISRSALKYLYLIAVSGEKVPASVKEGYDYFLSKVAPSLSQQSVTEKAWSAIVLQKAGKVKEAQEFMASLKEYLTQTDEQGMFFDRTDSPYAWNNLKVPAHVDVMEAFEMVGSNATIVEEMKMWLLKQKQTQQWDSPVATANAVYALLYRGTNLLDNQGDVRIVLGNEVLETISPAKTTVPGLGYIKKTFTDKKTVNTDEIIVEKRDPGIAWGAVYAQFEENLDKVVRQGSGLNVDKKLYVETIVNNNRRLQPVIGKTQLKVGDKVVVRLTVRLDRTMDFVQLKDQRAACLEPVEVLSGYRNVGDVGCYVAVKDASTDFFFDTLNKGTYVLEYSYRVDRAGSYEAGIATIQSAYAPEYAAHSASARYEVSQ from the coding sequence ATGAGAATTAAACTGATTTGTATTATCGTGTTACTTTCTATGGGGATGATGTCATGGACATATGCTCAATCATACGATAGATTATGGAAGCAAGTGGAGCAGGCCCAGCAGAAAAGTTTGCCCCAAACAGTTGTCCGATTAACCGGTGAAATTTATCAAAAAGCTAAAGCAGAGAAGAATTCTCCTCAAATGCTGAAAGCTTATATTTGGCAGATGAAATTTAGGGAAGAGATTACTCCGGATAGCTTTTACGTGTCGTTGAATGGCTTAGAGCAGTGGGCGGTGACTACGGACAAGCCATTGGACCGTGCAATCCTGCATTCGCTTATCGGTAGTATGTATGCAGATTATGCTTCCCAAAACCGTTGGAAACTGAATCAACGTACGGATTTGGAAGAAGAAGCTCCCTCTGTTGATATCCGGGAGTGGAGTAAGAATCAGTTTGTAACTAAAGTAATGACAGAAATAGCCGTAACATTTCAAGACTCTTTGCTACTGCTCGATACTTCCTCCCGAAGCTACATTCCTTTTGTGGAACTTGGAGTAACCAGTGATTACTATCATCATGATATGTATCATTTGTTGGCTTCCCGTGCCATTACTTCATTGGAGAATCTGTCCGGATTTGGCCGTGATTCTTTAATAAATGTACGCATTGAAGAAATTTATCAGCATATGATGAATTCATATCGTCGGACTGATAATCACGATGCTCTGTTGCTTACTACTTTGGATTATTTGCAGTGGAAGAGGCTTACTGATATCGATTTTCGGCCTTATCGTGCTCCGGAGGGGAAACTTGGCTTGACACAGGATCCTTATTTGGCTGCACTGGACAAACTGATTGCCGAAAATAAGTCACATGATGTCTGTGCAGAAGTTTATTTGCTCAAGGCACAGGCGGCAATGGATGCAGGAGTGCCCGCTTCTGCGTTACAATTGTGCGAAGAGGCTATCTCTCGCTATCCGGACTATCGCCGCATCAATGCTCTGAAAGAACTGAAGCAAGAAATTCTGCGTCCCGATCTGACAGTACAATCCCCGTCAACAGTTTATCCGGGTGAGGAGTTTGATTTAAAAGTCAGCTTTAAAAATTTGAAAGACTTTACGGTAGAGTTGTATGTAATTAATTTACCGGCACGTCCGAATACGGTGGAAGCACCCAATGACGCATTTCTAAAAAAACATGGACGTTTACTTTCATCGGAACATTATGTTCTCTTCCCGTCAGATGACTATAAAGTGAAAGATTCCATCTACCACATAAAGGCATCTGAAACAGGACTGTACGCCCTCCGTGTTATTCCGGGTGTTAAGGTTCGTTCCAATGTTTCAAAATTTCTCTATTCTACTTGCTTTAAAGTTCTTACCCGATCTCTACCTTCTAATCTGAGTGAGGTAGCTATTCTCGATGCTATGAGTGGCAAGCCTTTGCAGGGTGTTGTTCTTTCATTCTTCGATCGACAGAACAAACAACTTCTGACAGCCACTACCAATACCGAAGGGAAAGTACAGTTTGCTTCGTCGGAAAAATATAGGTATCTGACTGCTGCCAAAGGGAATGATACAGCTATGCCGCAGATGTATTTATGGGGAGGAGATTATAATTTTGCAGACCATTCAAAACCTGTTTCTGTGGTAACTTTGCTTACCGACCGTTCTGTTTATCGTCCGGGGCAGACTGTCTATGTAAAAGGCATTGCCTATGAACAGTATCCTGACTCTGCCCATGTGATTGCGGGACAGGAATATACGCTGACTCTTTCGGATGCCAATGGGCAAGAAATCAGTGCAAAGAAGCTGCGTACCAATGATTTTGGATCTTTCACCGCAGAATTTGTTTTACCGTCCGTTTGTTTGAACGGTACTTTCAGTTTGAATACTCAAAACGGATTTCGTTCCATTCGTGTAGAGGATTACAAACGTCCTACATTTGATATTACTTTTGAGCCGGTGACTGAAAGTTATCGGTTGGGAGATCGTGTCGAGTTGAAAGGGAGTGTAAAAACTTTCAGTGGTGTGCCGTTACAGGATATTCCTGTTGCTTATACCATTACCCGCTCATTGTATACTTGGCGGATGTGGGGGATGAATCCGGTTATTTTGGCCTCTGACACTGTCCGTTTGGGAGTAGATGGAAACTTCGAAATTCCTGTGGATCTGAAACCAGACACTTCGAATCCCGATTTGGGAGACGGTGACAATACCTCTTTATATTATGACTATAAAGTGCAGCTTTCAGTAACCAATGTCGCAGGTGAAACGCAAACCTCAGAAACAAGTCTGCGGGCAGGAAAGACCTCTTTGTTATTGTTTGCTGATATATCCGGACTGATTTGCAAGGATGATTCTGTGAAAGCGACTTTTCGGGTAAATAATCTGGATCGTAAACCGGTCAGTGTCGAAGGCAGTTACCGGTTGTTTTTGATTTCCGATTATCAGAAATCAAAACCCTTGAAAGAACAGGACGTTTCCGATCAACCGGCTCTTTCCGGTTCGTTTAGGTCCAATGAAGAGATCTTGTTCTCCGATTGGAAAAAACTTCCTTCAGGTGCTTACAAACTTGTAGCTTCGGTGAAAGATGATCAAGGCCGTAAGGTAGATGCGGAAAAGGTAGTGATTCTTTTTGCTTCCGATGATAAGCGTCCTCCGGTATCTATGCCTTTGTGGTGTTATGAAGTGAATACCCGGTTTGATGCAGCACATCCTGCCCTGTTCTATTTTGGTACTTCCGAAAAAGATACTTATGTCTTAATGGATGTGTTCTGTGGTAATAAGCATCTGGAGAGTAAGCTTCTTCATTTGTCCGATTCTCTTGTTCGTTTTGAATATCCGTATCGGGAAGCCTACGGGAATGGTTTGGGTATTACCTTTGTATTTGTTCGTAAAGGTGTTGTTTACGAACAGGAGGTAAGCCTGATAAAACGTTTGCCCGATCATAACTTGAATATGCGTTGGGATGTATTCCGTGATAAATTACGTCCCGGGCAGGAAGAGGAATGGAAACTGACTATCCGTAATCCACAGAAATCACCTGTTTTGGCCGAAATGCTGGCTACTATGTATGATGCCTCTTTGGATAAAATTTGGAAGACCAACCAGTCATTGCAATTACATTATCAACTTTCTGTCCCCATTGCTCGTTGGAGGAGAGATTATGTTGGCTCAAACTATTTTTATTTTGGTTTCCGCCGGACTGATTTTAAGGTGCCTCCGTTTAGCTATGATCATTTTGACTTGCCTCCGGTTTTATATGCGGTTGCCGAAATGTTGTCGGTCACCAATGATGCTGCCCCGACTACCCGATATGCACGTCTGCGCGGAATGGGTGCTGCAAAACCACAAATGAAGAGCGCTGCCGTAGCCGATGTCGTTTTCGAATCTGAAATGGTTCCTGTTACGGAAGAGAGCGGAATGGCAATGTCAATGGACAATGCCGATATGGGTAGGACAACAGATATAGAGTTACGTACCGACTTTGCGGAAACTGCCTTCTTTTATCCGCAGCTTCACACGAACGTTCAGGGTGAGGTCAGTTTCTCTTTCCGTATGCCTCAAAGTCTCACGACCTGGAATTTCCGAGGATATGCTCATACACAAGATATGATGACAGGGCAGATGGATGCTACTGCTGTTACCAGTAAAGAGTTTATGCTTACTCCGAATCTACCTCGGTTTGTCCGGGTAGGAGATCACACTTCCATGGCTGCTTCTGTTAGTAATCTGACCGGTAAAAATCTGTCTGGTACTGTGAAACTGGTACTTTTCGATCCAATGACAGATCAGGTAATATCGACCCAACAGAAGAAATTTAATGCCGGAGCCGGACAGAGTGTCGGTGTAAGTTTCTTGTTCACAGTAACCGATAAATATGAACTTTTGGGATGCCGGATGATTGCCGAAGGAGGAAATTTCAGTGATGGAGAGCAGCATTTGCTTCCGGTTCTCAGTGATAAGGAGAACTTGACAGAGACTTTGCCCATGCCTGTTCGTGGCGAGCAAACACGTACTTTTTCTTTGGCCGATCTGTTCAATCACCATAGTAAGACTGCGACCAACCGCCGTTTAACTGTAGAGTTTACTTCCAATCCGGCTTGGTATGCAGTGCAAGCATTACCGGCACTATCACAACCTCGGAATGATGATGCTATTTCGTGGGCTACTTCCTGGTATGCCAATACAATGGCTTCTTATATCATGAATGCTCAGCCACGTATTCAGGCAATATTTGATAGTTGGAAACTCCAGGGAGGCACTAAAGAAAGCTTCTTGAGTAATTTGCAAAAAAATCAGGAAGTGAAGAATATCCTTCTTTCTGAATCTCCTTGGGTGATGGAAGCGACTTCGGAAAGCGAACAAAAAGAGCGTATTGCCACTTTATTCGATTTGAATAATATCCGTAACTGTAATACAGCAGCTTTGTTGAAATTAAAGGAACTCCAGTTACCTGATGGTTCGTGGAGCTGGTATAAAGGAATGGACGGAAGTCTTTTTGTCACCGACTTCATTGTAGAACAGAATGCACGTATAGCCCTGCTTACAGGGAAGCCGCTGGAGGGAGGAGCGCTGGATATGCAACAAGCAGCTTTCGGTTATCTCCATAAAGAAGCCTTGCAGGAATATCGTTCTATCCGTGAGGCAGAAAAGGTTGGCAATAAATCAGAGGGAATTTCACGAAGTGCATTGAAGTATCTTTATTTGATTGCTGTCTCTGGCGAAAAAGTTCCGGCATCGGTGAAAGAAGGTTATGATTACTTCCTATCCAAAGTTGCTCCATCATTGTCTCAACAATCCGTCACCGAGAAGGCCTGGTCGGCTATTGTATTACAGAAGGCAGGTAAGGTAAAAGAAGCTCAGGAGTTTATGGCATCTCTCAAAGAATATCTTACTCAAACAGACGAGCAAGGCATGTTCTTTGATAGGACTGATAGTCCGTATGCTTGGAATAACTTAAAAGTGCCTGCCCATGTTGATGTAATGGAGGCTTTTGAGATGGTAGGCAGCAATGCCACGATTGTTGAAGAAATGAAAATGTGGCTTTTAAAACAGAAGCAAACTCAACAGTGGGACTCTCCGGTAGCTACAGCCAATGCTGTTTATGCTTTGCTTTACCGGGGTACTAATTTATTGGATAATCAGGGAGACGTGCGTATTGTCCTTGGCAATGAAGTTTTAGAAACGATAAGTCCTGCCAAGACGACTGTTCCGGGATTAGGCTATATCAAAAAGACTTTTACCGATAAGAAGACCGTGAATACCGATGAGATTATCGTTGAAAAGAGAGATCCGGGTATTGCCTGGGGAGCAGTTTATGCACAGTTCGAAGAGAATCTTGATAAAGTGGTCCGCCAGGGAAGTGGGTTGAATGTTGATAAGAAATTGTATGTAGAGACGATTGTTAATAATAATCGCCGGTTACAGCCGGTTATCGGTAAAACTCAATTAAAGGTTGGTGATAAAGTAGTTGTTCGTCTGACCGTTCGTCTCGATCGTACAATGGACTTTGTACAATTGAAAGATCAACGTGCTGCTTGTCTTGAACCGGTAGAGGTCCTGTCCGGATATCGTAATGTCGGTGATGTCGGTTGTTATGTTGCAGTAAAAGATGCTTCTACCGATTTCTTCTTCGATACTTTGAATAAGGGGACTTATGTTTTAGAATACAGTTATCGTGTAGACCGTGCGGGAAGTTATGAAGCAGGAATTGCTACTATTCAAAGTGCCTATGCACCCGAATATGCTGCCCATTCAGCTTCTGCCCGTTACGAAGTTTCTCAGTAA